The genomic interval GCTGTCGAGCAGCGGCTCACTGAGCTGCGTCACCCACGCGAGCTTCGGCGTGTGACCGAGCGTGTGCAGGACGGCCGCGCCGACCTCCGCGCTCTTCCTCACGTACTGGAGGCTCCGACTGAGATCGCCGATCGCTTGGGTGACCCGGCCCAAGACCAGGGCAGCGCGGACCTCGCCACGGCTGACCCGCATCGTGTACTGCCGGTAGCGTCGCCGCTCCTCCGCGAGAGCGTCGGTGATGGGGCCGAGCAGTCCTGCTTCGTGCGCCCGCTCGAGGTTTCGCCAGCACGCGTCCTCGGGCACACACCAGCACGACGGGTCCCACTCCGACGCGGCGACATCGCCCCGCTGCTGAAGCGCCCACAGCGCCTCTTGGACGAACTCCGAGGTGAGACGACGAGACGACGCGTCCCGCACACCCGCCCGGTTCACGGCCTCGTAGAGCGCGGACCGAGAGAACCCGTCGTCCAAGAACGTGGCGACGGCGCCGACCTGCGTGACCAGCTCAGGGGCGTCGGCGGCCGTGGGACGCGGGAGGGGGGCGGAACGCGGTGTCTTCTTGGTAGCCATGGATGAAACACCGTGCTCTTACGAGCCCGCGTGATGGAGTTCAACGCGGAAGAGGGACCGGCCCCTGCAATCCTCACCGATGTCACACGTGGCGCGTTAGTCATGCCGCGACATCGCCTCCACGAGGTCCTTCAAGAGTGCGGTCTGCGCCTGCCTGCTTTGGCCAGCCGGCCGCGCGAGCCCCTCAATCAACGCGTGACCGTGAGCCCCTGGCAGCGTAAGGTCCGCTCGTGGGTCGGTCACCACGTCAACCTCTCGGCCGTGCTGCGCCCCTATCCGACGCGCGGCCGCCACTCCAATCGCGAACGCCCACGGCTCATGGGGTGGCGTGTCGTCTTCAGCTGGACGCGTCGCGCCGTCGGACCGCTCGAGGCGATCATGCTCGCGAATGGCGAGCGCCTGCCCTACGGTGGTCTCGTCCACATCCCAGACGGATGTCCCGGGCACCCGGCCGATTCGGGCCGCTTCCTCCTTGTCAGCCTTCGTCGGCACCATGAAGCTCGGGTTGGGCTCCTGGTGACCGCGTGGCCAATGCCCGCCGCCTCGCTCAACGATCCGGAACACGCGCTGCGCGTCGCGCAGGGATGTATATGGCTCAGACGGCATCGAGGAAACGGCGGAACGCGGTCAAGAACACCGGGTCGGTGGGCTCGAGATCTCCCCCCTCGACTCGTCCTTCAGGGTTGATCACCGTCCAAGCGTCGTACTCGTCCGGGTCGTCCGGGAACTCGACGCGGACGTACCAATCGCGCAGGCGCCACGCTAACTCCGCGCCCCCCTCCGGGTGGAGTCCGCAATACGGGAGCGGCACCAGGGACTCGAACGCCCCCTCCAAGGCGCGCCAGACCTCCTCCACTCGATCGCGAATCGCCAAGGCCGCGCCGGACTCGACGAGCTCCTTGTCGAGGTACCGAGTCCACGCGTCGTGCTCCACGGCCACCTCGTCGAACACCTGTCGGTACTCCTCACGGTCGTCGGACGATGGCTCCGGGAGCGAACCGATCACCGCCTTCGCCAAGTCAGCGCGCCCCGCTTGCAGCCACGCGCTCGCGACGGGAGCGAGCAGCTCCGCGCGCAGCCACGGGTTGGTCATGAGCTGGTCGCCGTAGGGGTCAACGCGGCCCAACGCAAGCTCCCACTCTGCACGGGCCGCTGCAGGAGCATGCCGAATGAGAGAGCATACCAGCCTGCGATTCCACCGCGGGTTGGACGGGGTCAGCTCGATGGCGCGGCGGTACGACGCCTCGGCGCGCTCGGTGTCGCCTGGGGCCTTTGAGCGTAGGAGGTTGTAACCGAGGTAGTGATGAGCGTAGTCGTCGTCAGGGAACTCTCGGACGCACCGCTCGAAGATGCGAACGGCGCCCGCGAAGTCTCCGGCGAGGCTCGCGGCCCGGCCACGGTCCCAATAGAGGTCCGGCAACACGATGCGCTGTGCCTGCCACTCGGTCTGAGTGTCAGCCCCACCATGCGCGAGGTGATGCAGCTTCTCGACCCAGTAGGTGACGGTCGCGGCGCTCGCGTCGGCTGGGTCGTTGACGCCATCGAGCGTACGGTAGGTCGCCGCGAGGCGGGCGTGGTCGTCCGGCTGCTCCCCACGCCCGAGAGCGGCGCGCATCTGCCGCGCCACCGCGTCTGGTACGCGCAATGGGTCGCCGTAGCCCACGCACTCGGTCAAAAGGGGGATGTATGTCTCCGGAGCGTCAACCGCTTGCAGGACCAGGGCCCGCTGCAAGGGCCGACGAAGCGCGACGAGCCGGCGCAGCGAAGACGTGAGCGCCGGGTGTTGCCGAGCCCCCACCACGATGCAGCGCGCGAGCGCCGGGATCCCGGACGCGGGTTGCCGCGTCAAGTGCGCGGCGCGCTCCGCAGAGGTTCCAAGGATGGCTGCGCCTATCGCGAGACGCAGCGCCACGGGATGGACGCGGTGCGCTCCAACCGCGGCCGTGACTTGCTCAGCCACAGACTGGAACGCCCCAAACCGCTCCGCTTCGACAGCGCTGGACCGAACGACGAAGGGCTCTAGGGGTGCCGTCAAGACCGACCCCGGTGCGGCGTGGAGTCCGCTCCCCGGCGCGCCGATCTCAACCCGACGCGCATGCCCGCGCAGCGCCTGAAGGACGACCCCGAGCCGTTCGCTGCGGGCACCGGGACGCGACTCGTCGGGATGCACCGCCGAGGTGGACAGCACCAACAGCCGCTCGGCCTCGAGCCGCTCGACGAGGGAGAGCGTGTAGGCGCGGAGCTCGTTCAGCGAGCCGGGTTGGGGAGCGACCTCCGGGTAGCCGGTCGCCGCGCTGAGCTGGAGGAGCGCCGCCGCCGCCGCGTCCGCCCATTCAGCCGCCAGGAAGTCGATGTGAAGCGCAGAGGGCTCTCGCAAACACAGCTGCGCCGCCAGCGTGCGACGACCGGATCCGAGCCCCCCCATGACGACCTGTGGCGCCCTCTTCGACGCTTGAACGAGCTCATCGGCCCGACTCTGGAGGTCTGGTTCCATAGATGGCTACTGAGGGGCGGACGCTACCACGCGTGGGATCTCGTCGCCATGTTCGCGCCCGTTGGCCGCGGCCCTGCTGCAGGAAGCGTTCATCAGGCGGCTCTCCGGTGGGGTGAGACTCGGTCCAGGTGGACGTGCGTCTGCTGCGGGGTGCAGGACGCGTCGACCACGCGACAACGCGGTCCGCTGAATCCCGCGCGGGGTGGCAGCGTCTCGCGCCCCATGAGGCTCGTGATCGCGCTCCTGTC from Sandaracinaceae bacterium carries:
- a CDS encoding tetratricopeptide repeat protein → MGGLGSGRRTLAAQLCLREPSALHIDFLAAEWADAAAAALLQLSAATGYPEVAPQPGSLNELRAYTLSLVERLEAERLLVLSTSAVHPDESRPGARSERLGVVLQALRGHARRVEIGAPGSGLHAAPGSVLTAPLEPFVVRSSAVEAERFGAFQSVAEQVTAAVGAHRVHPVALRLAIGAAILGTSAERAAHLTRQPASGIPALARCIVVGARQHPALTSSLRRLVALRRPLQRALVLQAVDAPETYIPLLTECVGYGDPLRVPDAVARQMRAALGRGEQPDDHARLAATYRTLDGVNDPADASAATVTYWVEKLHHLAHGGADTQTEWQAQRIVLPDLYWDRGRAASLAGDFAGAVRIFERCVREFPDDDYAHHYLGYNLLRSKAPGDTERAEASYRRAIELTPSNPRWNRRLVCSLIRHAPAAARAEWELALGRVDPYGDQLMTNPWLRAELLAPVASAWLQAGRADLAKAVIGSLPEPSSDDREEYRQVFDEVAVEHDAWTRYLDKELVESGAALAIRDRVEEVWRALEGAFESLVPLPYCGLHPEGGAELAWRLRDWYVRVEFPDDPDEYDAWTVINPEGRVEGGDLEPTDPVFLTAFRRFLDAV